One Eriocheir sinensis breed Jianghai 21 chromosome 67, ASM2467909v1, whole genome shotgun sequence DNA segment encodes these proteins:
- the LOC126987978 gene encoding mucin-2-like produces the protein MQDIGRYTLPTDMAPGGPVKLRVLHTPPPPPAPPPAATLPRTHLRERRMGRILSGLTDALPLPLPLLLPSPSPSRPSTPTTPSTPTRPPSAPTTPALSSPSTSSSFSPSSTSSSSSPYSTSSSSSLSRPPSTASTPTRTHTSLSSTRSFTPLSIFTLFSRTPPSHPPSTPTSPTQPPLTPTRRPSIPTIPTHPPLTSTKTQGTQKTPPVPTPTSTPTESPPTPTQKSSTPSTPTQTTPTRTEKPSTSTPTSTPLPSSTSSSSTSTSPPRPTTLALPSPITTTLTSTSNTTSTSTTSTPGPNEASPPVDSSANVLLERLQATDRYPWLSVSCCGVFVCCG, from the coding sequence ATGCAGGACATAGGCCGCTACACGCTCCCCACGGACATGGCCCCCGGTGGCCCCGTCAAACTGAGGGTCCTGCATACCCCGCCCCCCCCGCCCGCtcccccgcccgccgccaccctCCCGCGGACACACCTCCGGGAGCGCCGCATGGGCAGGATCCTCTCGGGGCTCACGGatgccctgcccctgcccctgcccctcctcctgccctccccttccccttccagaccctccacccccaccacacccagCACCCCAACCCGCCCTCCATCAGCCCCTACCACTCCTGCACTATCatctccatccacctcctcctctttttctccctcttccacctcctcctcctcttctccctattccacctcctcctcctcttctttgtcccgCCCCCCCTCCACAGCttccacacccacacgcacccacacctctctctcatccacccgctccttcacccccctcagcatcttcaccctcttctccaggacacccccctctcaccccccatcTACACCCACGTCCCCCACGCAGcccccactcacacccacacgccGCCCGTCCATACCCACGATACCCACGCATCCACCTCTGACATCCACAAAGACCCAGGGCACTCAGAAAACACCGCCcgtacccacacccacatccacacccacggagagcccacccacacccacacaaaagtCATCCACACCATCTACACCCACTCAaaccacacccacacgcacagaAAAACCATCCACTTCCACACCCACATCTACACCCTtaccctcatccacctcctcctcatccacctccacctcccctccacgaCCCACCACCTTAGCCCTGCCCTCTCCTATCACCActaccctcacctccacctccaataccacctccacctccaccacctccacccccggGCCGAATGAAGCCTCCCCACCGGTTGACTCTTCGGCTAATGTGTTGCTTGAACGTCTTCAGGCCACAGATCGATACCCGTGGCTGTCTGTAAGTTGTTGtggagtgtttgtttgttgtggttGA